Proteins from a single region of Pungitius pungitius chromosome 4, fPunPun2.1, whole genome shotgun sequence:
- the si:ch73-167i17.6 gene encoding regulator of G-protein signaling 9-binding protein — translation MGKDECKTMLDALNKVTACYRHLVIALGSTSDSQNLREELKRTRKKAQELAVANRTKLTSLLKDKTISKDDRAEYERLWVLFSSSMELLEVDMKRSLEIGQDFPIKVPTRHLIQTGMTGSTTTVAARAMSVQNMKYEADSNIDTADLRDLQSEITQMGQMMEEMEMKVQVAPWAVEAKQEAGAELKSSMSVGNSSVGVISICEEEPKEEDGGGSRDAGFASICAVLVFVVIVTVALVLGYLVINMS, via the coding sequence ATGGGAAAGGATGAGTGCAAAACAATGCTGGACGCTTTGAACAAAGTGACCGCTTGCTACAGGCATTTGGTCATCGCTTTGGGAAGCACGTCGGACTCGCAGAACCTGCGAGAGGAACTGAAGAGGACCCGCAAAAAGGCCCAGGAGCTGGCCGTGGCCAACAGGACTAAACTGACCTCTCTACTCAAAGACAAAACCATCAGCAAGGACGACCGAGCCGAGTACGAGCGGCTATGGGTGCTGTTCTCGAGCAGCATGGAGCTCCTAGAGGTGGACATGAAAAGGTCCCTGGAGATAGGGCAGGATTTCCCCATCAAGGTACCCACGAGGCACCTGATCCAGACGGGGATGACCGGCAGCACCACCACCGTGGCGGCCCGGGCCATGAGCGTGCAGAACATGAAGTACGAGGCGGACAGCAACATCGACACGGCGGACCTCCGGGACCTGCAGTCCGAGATCACCCAGATGGGCCagatgatggaggagatggagatgaaggtgcaggTGGCGCCGTGGGCCGTCGAGGCCAAACAGGAGGCAGGCGCCGAGCTCAAGTCCAGCATGAGTGTGGGAAACTCCTCCGTGGGTGTCATCTCCATCTGCGAAGAGGAGCccaaggaggaggacgggggaggCAGCCGGGATGCTGGCTTCGCGTCGATTTGTGCCGTGCTCGTGTTCGTTGTCATCGTTACGGTCGCTCTGGTTCTTGGATATTTGGTCATCAATATGTCCTGA